The genome window AGGCTCGGTCGGCATCGGTGCCCGCCTCTTGGTGTTCGGAACTTTCGTCACCCTGGTTGGTATCGGCATCGGACTCACCCGCACCTTTCTCGGCCTGCCAACCGGGGCGCATCCGTCCCGGCCGCGCACGCCGCAGGCGGCCAGGTCCCGGCCGGCCCCCGCGGAGGACGTGGCCGCGGCGCGGCCTGCACAGACCGAGCGGCGCCCTGAACCGGCGCGGCCAGCCCCGGCGGATCCAAAGCCCACCACACCGAGCCCCAGCCGGACACCGCAGAGGGGCGATCCCGAAACCAGCCCGTTCGGGGAACCGCTGTTCGACTCTCTCGAGATCCCCGCATTTCTCGAATCCGTCGACACGGACGGCGACGCGACGCTGACTTTCGATGCTGAACCCGCCAGCGACCGGTCCGCCGACGACGGCGACCGGCGACGCGAGGACTGACCGGTTGATTCCCCAGACGAAGCCGATCCGGGCCGGCTGAACATGCACCCCCACCGCCCGCTAGTGCTCGCAGGTGCAGTGTTCGGGGTGCTCGCCCTCTTTCTCCCCTTCGCCAGGCTGCCGGTGCTCGGCGCCATCGACGGCATCGCCGGTGACGGATGGCCTGCGGTGGTGATTGCCGCCCCGGTGGTGGTCAAGGCGGCCTGGGGTGACTGGAGCCGCGGCAACTCCCCGGTGATCGGGATCACGCTGACGCTGGTCGGTTGCCTCGCCACGGTGTTCGCCGCGGTGAAGTTGACGGACGCCATTCACGCCGTAACGGGTCTCGAGGGTGCGGCGCTGGGCCCGGGGGCCCCCCTGCTGGTGGGGGCAATGGCACTCGTGGCGGCGGGCGCGGCGATTTCGCTCTGGCGGCCCTGACGGCCAATACTCGACGGCCCGTCATGGCGTATGCCGCCCTGGCGGTGGCATCCCTTCTGTTCGGAGTCACCTTCGTGGTGGTCAAGGATGCGGTCGAGATCGTCCCGCCGCTGAGCTTTGTAGGGTGGCGGTTCCTTCTTGGAGCGAGTCTGCTCTTCGCGATCCGACTCCCCACGGGGCGGCGGGTCTGGCGCGACGGCTCGATCGCCGGCGTGCTGCTATTCGCCGGATACGCCCTGCAGACGCAGGGATTGACCGCCACATCGGCTTCCAACTCCGGGCTGGTGACCGGCCTCTACGTCGTCCTGACGCCGCTGCTAGCAGCGGCCGTCGGTCGGCGTACCCCCCGCGGCATAGTTCTCGCGGGCGCGGCGCTCGCCGTCTCCGGGTTCGGCGTGCTGACCATCGGCGATGGCTTTCGACTCGAGGCAGGGGACGCCTACACGGCGGGGTGCGCCGTGGCTTTCGCCGCTCATATCGTCTTCCTGGCACGCAGGGCCCACCAACACCCGGTCCTCTCGTTCACCGGCGTGCAGTTGGCTGTCACTGCCGTGCTCGGCCTCGCCGCCTCCGGGCTGGTGGAGGGCGTCGGAACACCGCCACGAGCGTCGTGGGCGGCGATCGCGATCACCGGCATCCTCGTCAGCGCCGGAGCCTTCTACCTGCAGGTGTGGAGTCAGACGGTGGTGGGGCCCTCGAGGACCGCGATCGTGCTGGCGCTCGAACCGGCGTTCGCGGCACTATCTGGCGCCGTGCTGCTCGGCGAACGCCTCGGCAGTCGCGGCCTGGTGGGGGCCGCGCTCATCCTCGGGGGGATCTATGTCGTCCTCGCCGGCACCGGTCCTGAGGACGACCTGGAGACCATTGCAGTCGGCGCACCCCGCTGACGGGCATCAGGGGCGATGCGGTTTCCGCCCGAATTCTGCCGCCGCACCCTCGGCCTCGCGTCGTTGCTCTATGAGAGACCGAATGTGAAAGGCTGCGCGGAGCAGCATCAGCAGGAGAAGGAGCACCACGACGAGCAACCCGACCAGCTCCGGGCCATCGAAGTACGAGGTGCGGCACGATCCGAGACCGTCGGTGCACAGCCCCAGGCCGTCCCCGCCACCGGCAAGGTCCAACAGGGCGAACATCGGCACCAGGGCGATCAGCACGATTGCCCCGATGACGATCCCGATCACGATCCGAATGCCGGTCACTCCGGGGACGGTATCAGCCTGCGGCTCCAAGCTTCTTGTTCGTCGGCGGCTCACTTGCCCCACCATCGGCCGCGGTGATACCGTCGCAACGGTGGCGAATTACATGGGTGTGAGATGACTGCGACGACCAGGCATCTGGTCGGGGCTCTGCCCCCGGTCGGGTACCACACAGAGGCGTTCACGCCCGACGAGACCGCGGTGCTCCAACGTTTCTTCACCAACACCACCGAGCCGGTGGTCGGGCTCGTCAATCTCCCCGAAGTCGTCAAAGGCGCGCTGTTCGCCCGCTACAGCCGCTCTCCCAAGTCGGTGAGGCGACTGTTTCTCGATGAGTTCTACGACGCCCCGGAGGTGGGGATCGCGGCGATAGCCGCGGGACTCGAGGGCGACGACGAGCGGATCAAGCTGGGTCGGGCCGAGGACCTCTACAACCGGGTCTTCACGCAGTACGGCGACGATTCCGTGGCGCAGCTCGGCGGGGTGCACCTCGCCTGCGAGCAGGCCTCCAACATTCTCACCAAGGTCCTCGAACGGGGACGGCTGGCGGCGTATCTGGAGCAGAGCACGCGGTACATGTTCTACGACCAACGCCTCGGTGGGCGCTATCGATTTCTCATCCCCCCCGAGGTCGCCATCTCTCCGCTGGCAGCGGAGTACTCGTCGACGATGGAGCGCCTGTTCGACACCTACGCCGGGCTGACCGGGCGACTTACCGCGTACTATGAGTCGTTGTTCCCCAAGTCATCAGATGATTCCGACTTCGTCTACCGGTCGACGATCAGGGCGAGGGTCTGTGACGATCTGCGCGGCTTGCTACCCGCGGCCACGCTGTCGAACGTCGGAATCTACGGCACGGGACAGGCGTACGAGATGCTGCTGCTTCGCATGCGGGCCAACCCCACCGCCGAGGTGCGCCAGGTGGCCGACCGAATGCTGACGGAGCTCCGGAAGCTGATTCCCGCCTTCCTCGTCCGGGTGGACAATCCGGAACGGGGCGGGGCGTGGAGTCGATACCTAGAGGACACCGCAGCCCGGATGCGCGAGGTGGCCGGAGAGATGTCCGAGCCGGTGCCGGCGCGCCCCGAGGTGACCCTGGTCGAGTGGGATACCGATGCCGAGACCAAGATCGCCGCGGCCGCGCTCTATTCCTACACCGATCTGCCGGACGACCGTCTCCTCGAGATGGCGCGGCAGATGGCGGCGGAGGATCGGTCGAGGGTCATCGCCGCCTACGTTGGCGACCGCGAGAACCGCCGCCACAAACCCGGTAGAGGGATGGAGCGGGTCGCCTACCGGTTCGACATCCTGTGTGACTACGGAATCTTCCGAGATCTCCAACGCCATCGCATGCTCACCCTCGACTGGCAGCGGCTCGGAACTCTCCACGGGTACGTGGTGCCTGAGTCCATCATCGACGTCGAGGCGGAAGGGGCGTGGCATGAGGCAATGGCCCGTGCCGAGGCGCTCCACGGGGAGATGACGTCATCCCTCGGAGCCGAACTCGCCCAATTCGCGGTGCCGTTCGCGTACCGCATCCGGTTCTTCATGCACCTCAACGCCCGCGAGGCATTCCACCTGCTCGAATTGCGAACCGCCGAGGGCGGGCACCCCGACTACCGGCGGGTCTGCCAGGAGATGCACCGGTTGATACGTGATCAGGCGGGGCATCGGGCCATCGCCGATGCCATGCGCTTTGTCGATCATGGCGACCACGGCCTGGGCCGGCTCGCCACCGAGCGCCGGGCCGCAGCCAAGCGAGCCGCGGCTGGAGTCGCCGATCCCGACGACTGACGAGGATGGGCCGATCGGCCTTCTAGGCTTGAGTCCCTGCCGACCGGAGTTGGAGCGATGGCGACATTCGACGTAGATGCCTTCAAGGAGCGCTTTCGGCGACGAGCCGAGGCGGTCAAAGAGCGCGGCGTTCCCCCCCTCGAAGGTGAAGCGCGTCGCAAGTTCCTCGCCGGGGCGCAACAGGACTTTGTCGACTATTCGCTCGTTGCCGACGCCGCCGTCTCGGTCGAGGACGACGCGCTGGTGCTGCGAGTCCCCCTCGGCGACCAAGCGGGGTGAGGTGGGGAGCGAATAGCTCGCCCCCCACCGAAACGACGACGGGCCTTCTCTAACCTCTTTCGCATGCTTGAACGGCGCCTCCTCATCGTCACCGGCAAGGGTGGGGCGGGCCGGAGCGCG of Acidimicrobiia bacterium contains these proteins:
- a CDS encoding FAD-dependent thymidylate synthase → MTATTRHLVGALPPVGYHTEAFTPDETAVLQRFFTNTTEPVVGLVNLPEVVKGALFARYSRSPKSVRRLFLDEFYDAPEVGIAAIAAGLEGDDERIKLGRAEDLYNRVFTQYGDDSVAQLGGVHLACEQASNILTKVLERGRLAAYLEQSTRYMFYDQRLGGRYRFLIPPEVAISPLAAEYSSTMERLFDTYAGLTGRLTAYYESLFPKSSDDSDFVYRSTIRARVCDDLRGLLPAATLSNVGIYGTGQAYEMLLLRMRANPTAEVRQVADRMLTELRKLIPAFLVRVDNPERGGAWSRYLEDTAARMREVAGEMSEPVPARPEVTLVEWDTDAETKIAAAALYSYTDLPDDRLLEMARQMAAEDRSRVIAAYVGDRENRRHKPGRGMERVAYRFDILCDYGIFRDLQRHRMLTLDWQRLGTLHGYVVPESIIDVEAEGAWHEAMARAEALHGEMTSSLGAELAQFAVPFAYRIRFFMHLNAREAFHLLELRTAEGGHPDYRRVCQEMHRLIRDQAGHRAIADAMRFVDHGDHGLGRLATERRAAAKRAAAGVADPDD
- a CDS encoding DMT family transporter, with translation MAYAALAVASLLFGVTFVVVKDAVEIVPPLSFVGWRFLLGASLLFAIRLPTGRRVWRDGSIAGVLLFAGYALQTQGLTATSASNSGLVTGLYVVLTPLLAAAVGRRTPRGIVLAGAALAVSGFGVLTIGDGFRLEAGDAYTAGCAVAFAAHIVFLARRAHQHPVLSFTGVQLAVTAVLGLAASGLVEGVGTPPRASWAAIAITGILVSAGAFYLQVWSQTVVGPSRTAIVLALEPAFAALSGAVLLGERLGSRGLVGAALILGGIYVVLAGTGPEDDLETIAVGAPR